The region TAAACTATATAATCAATTCAAATTTTACATAATTTACCGTGCATTTGTATACTACAATGATGGATGGATAAAAATAAGGGGGAAGTTTATGATGTGTTAAATCTATAATAAGATTGACTAATTGACTACTATCTATCACAAGtgaaataaatataaataatacTCATTATTTTAATAAGGATAAAATCAATGAATATAAATGTTATCAAGCTTAAAATTTTAGTATATATTTTTTGTTAATGAATGTTAAACATATAAAAATTATGAGCAACAATAAtatcataccctaattttgtccctcATGCAAAAAATTTATACATTCATCGAGTCATTAACATCAtttgcatagcataacatgcataATGACTAAATTGTCAACCAGAATAATTTTTTGAATACCGTCAtaatgtagataacatactcgcaatggaagattatccacaaccggttactgggttaataaaggataaatcgaccgaaaagaaaggacatcgggataccggttactgggtataaaatgatgaccaatcagaaggagaaatgatcattaccaaacaagggtaaatgaaagatgactcggcAGGGAAGAATTGCTTGATAAaagcaatcatccaagagatatatcactggttgggtggtatactcaaaacgaaggaataccaatatcggttactgggtaaagataaccaacaaaaaggggattatatctaccggttactgggtagaaaaccaacaaataggggattacatctaccggttactgggtagaaaaccacagaaataggacttacaactaccgtttactgggtagaaggccacaaagttCGCAGGAGAAAAGGATgaataattactggttactgagcaattgaaaaactgaaccacagggaactgcaaagggataacaagaaaggagtcaatctaggaacaaactagaaagacacaatcaaacaaaactcaacccgatgaggatataactcaggggagtaattccatcccgatatGTAATTGGGGtggaaactgaaacaataatcatccatgaggacataactcagtggggaataaagaaggaaagatagacaccTTCTGCCTACGAGGCTAactctaaatggagagatcagacgcaaacatctgctaggggaagaatatttcaccaatagcaggagataacaagcaaagatatatggcaaagaatgcaatcagGAATATTTGAAcgctatgattatgcatgtatatgcgtgattcgtgtatgattaatgctgacagacagacatatctaacacaaacagacTCACGAGCCTCAAACGGACATCCGGCACAACATCTTAAAAAATAAGGGAAAGGTCCACAGGAGAAATTAGTTCTGGTGAGGATGCCTCAAATACCGAAAGACATCAACCACCGCGggggataggcaaagtcacaAACGCCAACTGCCAGGGACTTCTCATCAATTCAAGAACAGGTATCTGAATACCAATAAGGTCTGTCGTAGAAGAAATTCTACTGGGGAACTAAGGCCAAACAGGTACCCAATCAAACAATTTCTTCTAACTGTCGGAGAGATGTCTCTGCTAAAGGGAGAAAGAACAATTTGCTCCGTTGGGGAAGGAAACACcacatcttcctcaacatctcTTAACTCTCAGAAGAAATTTTCAGACTCAgaagaaatttgaaattggtgatatatattggaaaaatggctacattgaacataatgaccatttctccaccaattctgaatccaatgtatttgaagcttcagttgacgatggctgagcgagaatctttgacagaaggcagctatagaacaaagtcttgttaggatgcaattactttccaaatccctaatttttgcctagatttccccagggtgagatactcaatctagcgggatgtatatatgtatttattttttcatgtctctaacttttgcctgaatcaccctttcaggttttcaatccaccgagacgctcatttttgcctaagcccccctttcgtgttttcaacttagcgagctattctgtttttatttttaggggaagtatttcttgactgcatctgaattcacaagacgagtgaaatcctccccatccatagttgtaagcaacaaagcacaacctgaaaaggctctcttaacaacatatggaccttcataatttgggCATTCTTATGTACATTTATGCCACATTATGTTATTTTGGGCATGTATTTGTATATGTACACTGTGCTGCTAGGcacttatgtatttcagtaccagttttacactatgtataatatgtattctagacatatattatatgtgggtgttacagttggtatcagagcaggtcgtaTCCTCGACCTAGCCATGAATATTATAAGTATTCCTTTCTGCCTCATATGTGGGTTGTCATCATTGTCCTTGTTGTTATATTCATAGTATTGAGCCTGATCAACTTAATCCTATTTGTATGACATTCAGGATCATGGATGATAGACGCAGAGGTCGTGGTAGACCCAGAATTCAGACTCTGAACCGCCAATAGTAGTGAAGGTTTTCAATGGCCTCAATTTATGcaacagatgcaacaacaacagaaTCAATTCATGCAATAGATGATGCAGCAGTGGAATGGTGGTTTGCATCCTCAAGGAGTTCCACAGGTAGCTACAGGTGGTAGTTTTCTAGATTTCTTCCGCATGAATCCTCCGGAATTCCATGGTGGGCTGAATTCCGTGAAGGTTCAGGAGTGGATAACCGACATGGAAAGGATTTTTCTGATAGTGCATTGTAGTGAAGAAAATAAGGTTGTATTTGATTCTCACATGATGAAGGGTCCAGTTGTGATATGGTGGGAGAGTGCTTCGACTCTTATGACCAATCAAGGAATACCTAGGGATTGGGAGCATTTTAAGACTATTTTCCTGGATAAGTAATTTCCTAGTTCTTTGAGGACTCAGAAAGAGTTTGAGTTTCAACAGATCAGGAAGAGTACTATGTCAGTAGCTGCGTATGCTGAGAAGTTCGAAGATATGGCTACTTATTCTAGACAAGCTGCATACGCACCAGATGAGTGGTGGAAGATTGATCAGTTTCTTTTTGGTCTGAGGGGTGAAATTTCTCATAGTGTTTCTCAAAGGGAATTCACTTCTTATGCTGAATTCTTGAGGCAACATTATGTGGCTGAGAACAGTTTGAAGAAAGTTCAAGAAGAAAGGGATTTGTACAAGAGTGGGCAGAGAGACCAAGGAAGGCCAGGAAGCCAGTTTAGGCCTAGATCTCAGGCTTTCAAGGGAAAACAGGTGCAACATGCAAGACCTAACCAACCACCTCAATGTCAAGTGTGTAAGAAGTATCATTTTGGAAAATGTACTGTAAGTGGAATTAGGTGTTTTACATGTCATAAGGAGGGACACATGTCTAGGGAATGTCCTCAGAATAAGAATCAGATGTAGGGGAGGAGCGCCGGTCGAGTTTATACTTTGGATGCAAGGAAGGCTAAGAGAAACAATGCCTTAATTACTCGTACGTGTTTCATCAATAATGATCCTTGTTTTGTATTGTTTGATTGTGGGGTGACACACTCTTTTGTATCAATTCGGTGCATTAAGCGTCTTGGCTTGCAAGCAATTCCCTTGTCTCCTCCTATGGTGGTTACTACCGCCATGGATGATGTGGTTGAGACACCGTTAATTTGTGAAAATTGTTCGCTCTTGGGGAATGGTAGAATTTTCCAGATTGATCTTATTTCTTTACCACTTAAGAAGGTTGATGTGGTTTCGGGGATGGATTGGCTTTCCGCCAACTCGGTGTTTATTGGTTGTGAAGAGAAGTTGATTATCATTCCATCTAGTGAAGCTACTCCAAAGGATGTGCTAACTACTATCTTGGAAGGTACAGTTGGCATGGTTAATTTCTTATTTGAGAATGAAAAGTCAGTTCTCTTGGTTCTTACCAAGGAGCCTAGCCATAATCTGAGTGTTACACAAATCCCTGCTGTTTGTGAATTCCTGGAAGTTTTTCCTGAGGATGTTACCTCTCTTCCTCCTTAAAGGGAAGTGGAATTCTCTATTGATCTGATACATGGGACGGCTCCAATCTTTGTCTCTCCGTATCGCATGGCGCCACTAGAGTTGAGAGAGTTGAAGAATTAATTGGAAGAGTTGTTAACCAAGCATTTTATCCGACCTAGTGTCTCACCATAGGGAGCTCCAGTGTTATTAGTAAAGAAGAAGGACGGTAGTCTGCGGTTGTGTATTGATTATCGTCAGTTGAATAAAGTTACCATCAAGAACAAGTACCCTATGccaagtgtcataccccaaaatttgcccgttagtctttcaagacattcttcaaggcactccaactcattgttcaagacattgatcttaaaggaa is a window of Lathyrus oleraceus cultivar Zhongwan6 chromosome 6, CAAS_Psat_ZW6_1.0, whole genome shotgun sequence DNA encoding:
- the LOC127095362 gene encoding uncharacterized protein LOC127095362, translating into MDDVVETPLICENCSLLGNGRIFQIDLISLPLKKVDVVSGMDWLSANSVFIGCEEKLIIIPSSEATPKDVLTTILEGTVGMVNFLFENEKSVLLVLTKEPSHNLSVTQIPAVCEFLEVFPEDVTSLPP
- the LOC127095361 gene encoding uncharacterized protein LOC127095361 encodes the protein MQQWNGGLHPQGVPQVATGGSFLDFFRMNPPEFHGGLNSVKVQEWITDMERIFLIVHCSEENKVVFDSHMMKGPVVICSLRTQKEFEFQQIRKSTMSVAAYAEKFEDMATYSRQAAYAPDEWWKIDQFLFGLRGEISHSVSQREFTSYAEFLRQHYVAENSLKKVQEERDLYKSGQRDQGRPGSQFRPRSQAFKGKQVQHARPNQPPQCQVCKKYHFGKCTVSGIRCFTCHKEGHMSRECPQNKNQM